The genomic stretch ataatttacctcaattacagaaaacctaacacctcaaattctaaggatcacctcaaagatttcatgaattgtaccttaaagtcatcacaatcatttgaaaatatcaaaatccttaaaccatgactttatatatcaaaatatcttatagattctagggtatccctcatttgcatttatctctgcaatacttaggcattcactttatgccactacgtaatccttattcatcaatccatatattataacatcaatcatagtatcattattgtcatcgaccaaaccttagccattaccaaaaactcatataaactcttatatcattaattcagttcaagaatcatttcacaaccgacatccataagatcattcgttactaagtcacttacaccatttgtctcacaacctaaatcaataaaaccattttgtcatcaaattaatttcacaaatcatctcgtaacctaaatcttataaaatcatcatacgatttttaaatcatgatcaataatcttttctaaatcctcgagacaccttaaaatatatccTTATCAAttgatactctagaaaactgccgcaaatccaaataggcaaatactatagatcacaacctatctataaaataaaaattcatctccgtcattaacatgatcacaataataaaatcctccaaattaatcacactaagatgatttttaacaaaaaattaaccattagaaaatgctcatgcatcatataTTAGAGACCACTCAAAAACACATACTCTatttggccggaatgtggcttcccattaaccccaattttttttttttttttttttttcaataaaaaaaaaaatctgccagaaccttataacctttgctctgataccaaaattgtaacatccccagcccgttaaggctgagtttgccacttttcttcttttataacaaaaattcttgcaaagatctataaggtttatcagagttcttgatttttaaaagatacaataaatgcataaaacattattcaagagattttattacaagtgaaattagaaaacattaaactttagttgcggaatatcatattattacaatcactgatatgaaaagattttgaaaattaataattattcccatccccattccggcctcctattccagcatcatttctacctgaaaacaagaaataaaactgaatgagcccaaagggggcccagcaagtaaaatccacaaccataaatagttttactccttgttctcagttttgaaaatcattttcgcaaataaatataattctagccataataatatctgtatgtacggttgtatctcccgtaacatatacatactattacatctagtaatagatcatcgttgtaaatcatttttataaatcatcatcataatgcatcattataaataatctctataaatcatcatagcatatcatcgttgaaaatatagtatcgttgtaaatcatctttataaatcatcatcataatgcatcattataaataatctctgtaaatcatcatagcatatcatcgttgaaaatatagtatcgttgtaaatcatctttataaatcatcatcataatgcatcattataaataatctctgtaaatcatcatagcatatcatcgttgaaaatatagtatcattttctcataataaggcccatgtacactattacccctgtgcacgagggttgcgggtcctgtgaccatggcactgaactgaggcctcagccatgcccgaccgttaattaactctttcttggtgcactcaacggtctagttgatggaataccaccttttggcatagcctccttcagtggtttcgcctccatccgagtatcggtaccgaactctcatcttatcttatcttggggccaaaaatactctcctccatacatgtgccctcatttcataaacatttatctcatctcttgtacttttctttgtacttcttttgatacatcttagggcaacatgtaggagggtttatcatcatttttctttcttataatcatcatcatttctcaactttcttttcttaaaatggaaacttttccaaatataaacttgttgtgcttagaaagcatttaaacaaatagaaacttttctagttaattcttttagaaattcttcatgcatgcaacataacttcataatacataaataaaataatcatttacaatatactaaagaatgaataaatagcatgacatgaagtaattttagaaggggtagtgaatttacttacctctagactgaagctaaaagtggtatgaaggaatccagttgctccaatatgactaacaccactagtatatattttgaaactactttctaaagtccgctatctcttgtgttctttctttcttgtagcgcttggtctcgccctttctctctctgttctgagtaaacactcttagaaagaagaaagaccgagtaaaaagcggaagaaggaagaatatatgcaagagatgggagaggagatgagttgtgaaaattgtgaaggagaagagttctatttataggagaaaatcaaacactattctaccttcaatttacaattataccctcattttactattccacctaccacctactattccacctaccacttactattctacctaccacttactattctacctaccacttactatttcacctaccacctactattccacctaccacttactatttcacctaccacttactattccacctaccacttactattctacctaccaatttccaattaccattcatacaatatcataaatttctcaagaattaacatcattgcctaatatgaatataatcatagcatcaaattaatatttctaaaataagactttcaaaatctgaggtgctacatatttactatcctattatttcaccaattaccattctctaattaccactctcataaatttcccaagaattaaaatccttagctacaatggatattaaaataacatcagaataatctatttaaatagctttgaaaattctggggcactacactCCCTTTCTATTCCAGCTCATCCAGTGAATTCTAGAATCATTCTTTTGATAGCCCCACAAAAACTTCTGCATTGGAGCATTTATTTCTAAGTTTAAACCTTTAGGGAGCTTGAAAATACTCATGCTATATGTAGGTATAGCTTGAACAACAGCTTTCAATAATACCTCATTCCCAGCTTGAGAAAGGAAATTCAACTTCCAATCTTGCATTCTCTTCCATACCCGATCCTTTATACTTTTAAAAGCCTGAGACCTCGATTTACCAACCAAAGCTGGCAACCCAAGATACTTGTCATACCTTCTTGTTTTTGGGATCCCCATCAAAACCAATATAGTTTGTTTGATTTCAGGCGAAGTATTATGACTGAAAAAGATAGATGTCTTATCCTTATTCAATTGTTGCCCTGATGGATTCTCATAGGTCTACAATAAATCTGACATCTTCCGCCAATGGTGAGGATTAGCCTTACAAAACAACAGGCTgtcatctgcaaagaaaagatgaCTGATAAGGGGGCCTTTCTTCGAAAGTATGAACACTAGTAAGTGTACCCCTGGACTCTGCTCTTCTCAATATGGAACTTAAGGCTTCCGCAcataaaaggaataaataagGAGAGATAGGGTCACCTTGCCGTATTCCTCTCGATGGGACAATTCTACCCATGGGAGTAGCATTCACAATAACTAAATAAGTAGCTGAGCTGACACACATTAAAATAAGGTGAATCCATTTGGCATCAAAACCCATCTTTCTCATCACTGCTTCAAGAAATCCCCACTCCACCCTATCATAAGCGTTCGACATATCAAGCTTAACTGCCATATACCCATCTTTTCCCCACATCCGTGCTTGCATAGTGTGCAATGTCTCATAAGCTGCCAGGATATTATCTGAAATCAATTTGCCTTGaataaaagcactttgattCTTCGAGATAATATGAGGTAGAATTGCTTTAAGTCTATTAGCTAACACCTTAGACAATAATTTATGCAATACATTACACAAGCTAATAGGCCTAAAATCTGTTACACAAACAGGATTTTCAACTTTGGGATAAGAGCTATATAGGTAGAATTAATATCAGGAATCAAATGACCCGTATTTAAAGATTCAATCACAGCTTTACTAACCTCTGGACCCACAGTACCCCAATGTGTATGGAAAAAGCTTACAGAAAAACCATCTGGCCCAGGTGCTTTAAGTGGAGACATTTGATTAAGCATTGTAGAAACCTCTTCAACCGTGTATGGCTGCACAAGGGATGCATTCATTGCTGGTGTAACACAGCTCTTCAAGCTCCTTAAACAATTTTCCAGATCTAGCATTGACTAGGTGGAAAACAAATGACTATAGTACCGAATGAAGGCTTGGCTGATAGAATTCTGCTCATCACACACCCGACCCTCAACATCTAAAATCTTATACAACTGGCTGgattttctcttttgatttgCGCTTTCATGAAAAAACTTGGTATTACGATCTCCTTCTTTCAACCAATGCTCTTTTGCTCTTTGTCTCCACTTTAGCTCCTCTTGTTCTAACAAAGAATTTAATTCAAGCTTCAAAGTATGAATACTGTGAGTTTCCAATGGACCTTCACGCCCTTGGTGTTCAACCAATAAAgcttctttttgtttaattgtGGCTCCCACCTGACTGCCATGAACATGCTGCCAAGCCAAAAATCCCTTCTCACTTTCATTCATCATATCCCGTAGACCCATAGAAAGACCCACCCTTCTGTCTTTTACTCGCCATATCTGCTTTACTATCTTGTGACAATCAGGTTCCAATCCCCAACTCGCCTCATACCGAAAACCACGCCTCCTTCTGATGCCTCCTTCTTTTCTTTGCACCCTCAACAGAATTAGGTTATGATCAGAATTAATAGTTGCCTCCACAATAGCTTCAGCTCCAGGAAATAATTCACACCATTCCTGGTTAGCAACAACTCTGTCCAATCTTTCTTGTGTAAAATCAATTCCCTCCTGACCATTAGTCAAAGTATATTTTGGACCCCTATAATCGATATCATGCAAAACACAAGTTTCCAAAGCATTTTGAAAATCATTCATCAAACCCCTAGCACGTCCACGCCCTCCACACTTCTTGGAATTACTCAAGATCTCATTAAAGTCCTCTGCACAGACCCAAGGAGTTGGTTCGAAGGTTCTCAGATATTTCAATAAACTCCATGCCTCCTTTCTTTTATGAGGTTCTGGATGCCAATAAAAACCCATGAATTTCTACGAGATTATTGATGAAGGAGATATAACTATAGCATTTATATGGCGTCTACTATAATTCTAAATTTCTACAGTAACTTCACTGTTCCATAGAAGAGCAAGGCCTCCACTTCTACCCAAACTCTCCACCACAAACAAGTTTTTGAAACCTGTTTTAATTCGTACCTCTTCCATTCCTTTCTTATGTAATTTCGTTTCCATTAGAAAAATCAAACTGGGCTTCTTAGTATTCACCAAATGGCGAAGGTCTCGGACTGTCTGGgagttcccaagcccccgacaaTTCCAGCTTAAAAGATTCATCTCGGTTGGTGAGGCTGAAAATCAGCCACCGCCACCCCCGAACCAAATTTTCTGCAGCTTGACCCACATCATTTGCCAAGCTATCACCCAGAAAATcaccttgcttcttcttcccATCATGGCCAACCAGCCGTTCTACATATGGTGATATCTAATCAGCCCGCGCACGCCTCTTCCAATTCGTCGTCCCCTTATCCTTAGATTTCTTCGCTGCTCGGAATTGAAGAACCCCGACTTCATGATTCCCACTCAATTTTGGAGACTCAACCTGCGTGGCCTTAGCTACATGCCCATAATTTTGTAAAAACGTGGGCCCCTCAACATGGGTTGGATTTTCCTTGGGCTTAGACAAACCACCTTTAGAGACCAAGGTTGAAGAAGACACGTAATCATCTAAAATATCTTCATAATTATCCCCATGCAAACTGTCCACCAAACACGTAGCCCCCTCCACTTCATGTGTTGCGTGTACACCACTAGCATCCCCTTTCAGTTGAGAAATCTCCTTAACCGTATCTCCCATAACTGCCCCACTTTCCACAACTGACGAAAACTGAATCTTCTCCTTCCCCCGGTGTGCCATCTCATCGGACTCACCTTGCATTCCGTCATTGACCACCACCGGAGATCTGTTTTTTTGCTGGCCACTATTCGACCAATGAGGATTGGACATTCTCATTGGTGGACTCGATGGAGACCCATAATCCCCTTTTTGCGTTTCAAACCATTGCCGCCCTGAATTCTTCTGCCAAGCAGATGGTTTAACTCTAAGTCATAGACCAAATTGTGGTATCGCCTCCTTAATGCCGCTACACCCTACCACTCCATGGCGAAACTTTCcacagagaaaacaaaaatgaggaAGCCTTTCAAATTGAAAAGGTACCCACACCGTGATTCCTAAGAGAATGATACGCCTACCGCGAGGTGTAGGCTTGGTCAGATCCATCTTCACCCTTACACGCAAGTATTTTCCCCAGCCAATTCCTTTGTCATCAATTTCAACTTCTTCTACCATCCCCATTGTAGAACCAATTTGAAAACCCATTGCTTGACCCATACATGCTAACGGAAGGTTAAACATCCACACCCAAAACGCCGTCTTTTCAAACGGGATCTCCAGAGGAGTTGTTATTCCATCAAATTCttccaaagaaaacaaactaCCTTCAAACACCCAAGGTCGGCCTTCCAGCACCTGAGTCTTATCCCATGAATGCTCAAAATCGACTAGAAACAAATTCTCCCCTATAACCTTGAACGACGTCGACCCCGAAGGTCTCCATAATTGCACCAATTTAGATTTTATAGTATCCTTGCCAATAATCCTGTCAGCAATTAGTTTCCCCACCAAACAAGAATTTCCTCTTGTTGCAATCTCTTCAACTGCTTGTTGTTGGACTATTACCTCCACACTCTCACCTTCCGAAAGGTTGAAATCTTGACACATAGAAGACAAATCATCAGCCATCCTACTCTCTTCTAGTTCAAACGTACTACAGATAACACCCAAACCTTCCTCCACAATCTACAAAGACTTGGAAAACTTTTCACTTCTCCTCTAGAAAGTCTAGAGAGAAAACTAGTTTGAATATTGTGAATTGTAGAGGATATTTCAACTATTATAAACTAGTTCTCGgattatataaaattaatatataattttttccaacagtttatatagatatttttatttttttctttcttttcctttgttcttctcttcttttcatACCGATATATGTTTCAAAATTTCTTGTTTTGAGTAgtgttcaaaattttgcaatttgcaaGCTACATTTCGGCAGAATTGTATCTTAGGACCCTTTTGCAAAACTTCTTATACAAGTTGGGGGTACTATTATAATCTAAGAGATACAAGTAACTATCACCTTACCATCCAAActtcaacaaatttttatttcatttatgttttcctccaaactaggttggaggaatttcctttaacctagtctataaaagtgacatgtgtacTTTTATTAACTCCTTCCTGTTCTACATTGTCCTTTCTGTTCTACTTTTATTAATTCCTTCCCACACCTTTGATTTTGTCCAAAAATTGTATTATAACAGCAATTACAGCTGATCAAATATGATAATAGGAGAAATTGAAACAACTGTTGTAACTaataaaacatgataataggaGAAACAATTATCTATTTAAAGTTAGAAACTGttaaaacataataataggAAAAcggttatttatttaaatttctaaattttattttcatgaaataatttcaccaataataaaattgttggaAAAAACAAAGCTGTGGGAATGAAGATATCAATAAAAATAGAACATGAATAGAATAGTAATTTGTTGAAGTATGGACAATAAGGTGATTATTACTCTATCTCTTAAATAAATATTGCTTCCCAGAGTCCCACCTGTATAagaagttttggaaaaaagaatcAACCAATTTTATCCTCATTAGGGGTGGGCGCGGCGCGGGGCGGGGCAAATTTCGGCCTTTTCCCCTACCCAACCCGTACCCTGCGGGTTTGAAAAATCCTACCTGCTACGCGGACACAGTGAACCCTATCTGGCCAAGTTCGAGTTTTGTGGGGAGGGTTGAACAGGGCGAATGCTGGGGGTTGGGTCGTGTTTTATGGGCAAGgcttatttttcttggttttttttttttctttcattttttttttcatttgagagagtgagtgagagagagaactggcgagagggagagagaaccCACGACAAAGAGAGAGCCAGCGACAAAGAGAGactgagacagagagagagagagagagagatggcaaCAGAGGGTGAGAGCGAGATGGAGACGAAGAGAGCAAGACAGAGACAAAGAGAGTGCGAGACGGAGACAAAGAGAGAGCAAGTCTGGGAGACCGAGCAGAGAGACAGAGTGCGAGACAACAGAGAGAGTGAGAGGCGAGAGTAAgatagagagaagaaaaaaaaaaaaaaaaaagggaatgaGGGGGGAGGCGGCTaaagaaagagaagatgaaaaactagagtttttttttttctttctttttatttgctGATGCGGGACAGGGTAGGTACCCACGCCCCAAAATATTTTATACCtgaaacccgccccgccccgcatGTCTTGGAAGAAATCCAACCCCTATcgcaaaaaaaacacaaatccaGGCAGGGCGGGGCAAGGCGGATCatggcgggtttttgcccacccttAATCCTCATGATACAATATTGCCCAAATGTAATGTGCAAATTGCAAAATTCGGAACACTACTTAGAACAAGAAATTTTGTAACAGTTGTacaaaaagaagagaggaagaaattaaggaaaagaacaaaaaaatatctatatataaactgctgaaacaaattatatattaattttatataattgCAAAACCAGTTTATAATAGTTGAAATAACAGTTAGAGACTTGTTTTAAAatgtgacaattttttttttttacatgtccacccAATTTCAGTTTGCATCATTATACCCTTCAATTACAAAGGGATATCCTTCATAGTTGTAGAGCATATGATTTAGTTTCTTATAAATAACCTAGCATTATGAAAATTGCTTTTCAATGCTCAATGCTTGAACAACTTGTATCTCTACTCAATTTGCCCACGTCAAATGCAATGTTTGAATGTGTGCAATGCATTACCTACATTAGACTTCCAATAGCACTCGAATATTCTAGTTGTGATACACatcgatttttatttattccaagcTTTAAACTTGAGTTATAAAGAACATGTGAATTTTTGTCATgaaaatgactaaatttatttaaaacttTATCAATATAATGAGTTTGAGATATGACATGCATTTCCTATTCTATGGAATTTAATACCAAGTATAGTGTTTGATACATGACTAtatctttcatatcaaaatgtgATGACAAAAATTCTTTTGTATCTTGAATACAAGAACTACTCTTACTAAAAATtagcatgtcatctacatataAACTTATAATGATAACATCactatcaaatattttaaaataaatgtatttatcAGCTTCATTCAAACGAAAACCATTAGACAtaattgaagaaattaataatgaaatagaaaaataaataaatagcagaATCAATATATTGATCATATTGGCAAGGTCTCATTCAAGTTCCCTGGTGTATTAAAACCCATATATTGATTAAATGCAGGTGGAAATGTCATTTCACATAAAATGTCTAGATGCATTGAACTAATATTGTCTAGATGCATTGAACCTCTATTTGAAAACAAGCCATTATCAATGGCTAGAATGTTCCGCAAAGACTTTAGTATAGTTTGAGGACTTGGATCTcctcaatttcatttaattaaaataagaagacATTTTTGtcgaaaacaaatattttgaacaaattttaaacaaaaatgtcCTCTTGTtttaactaaatggatcccctcCATAGTTTGATGGGTAGAATGATGTCCGACGAGACGGATCACGGTCATATATATAGAGTCCTTCCAATTTTCAAATGTGTTAtagtatttaaaattatcaatagatcatttcaaattttcaagttcaatggtaattttaaaagttacgtcACATTTAGGAGGATTTTAattctccttatatcattactcttaattataagtaggggtgtaaacgagccgagcttgagcgagtttcccttgttcaggcttggctcgtttaaattttactcgagctcgagctcgagtcgagcttaagggcgagccaaaataatcgagctcgagctaataataagtcgagccgagccagctcgcgagctggctcttatatttaatgtttttgttttaaattttttttttaacttgtactcttaaacggcttaagaagttagtttgcatatgagtatttgcttaacctagctagtcgagtatggagcctgagtcaatacagcaaggcatttggtttcaaagagagatgatatatatccttttatagataagcaaacttggagattgatgttttcttaaaaatgtgggacaagttaacaggttgcattcagactgcattgggacaacgccccctacaaaaaaatattttttttaacgtctctctctcaatccccctcaccagtcacaacggatcttccacctgaactctcatttcccactctctcactctcgctcaccagacaggtagtgatagtgtttgggtctgtttgattcttcaatagtttatgcatttcgcaatctccctcaatagtttctgcttgattcttcttcctttcgtttgggtctgctctaattgaattgaggtctttttaatgattgttctctctctttttgatctcgaagggtctagaatttttcattctctaacgcttaaatataaatgcaattttaaggttttaataattatgagatttataattaattatgtattacttagtttatatatatatatatatatatacacacacgagcttatacgagttgttcacgagcttagccgagtcgagccgagcttgcttcgtttaatattcgagttaggatttgtgttcatgaagtgcttcatttaatattcgagtcgagcacgagccgagcttatgcgagccgagcccgagcttgctcgcgagacgcttcgttcacttaacagccctaattATAAGACACCGAGAAAACTGAGTTTTTAAACTCGAGTTTTGTTGAGGCAAGTTAGAATGATGTCCGACAAGTAGTCAGGGATAATTGggttttagaattttatataagTTTTATTAGTTAATTGGgttatttatatttagatttatgttttatttaatttttaaggagtaaagttattattttgtaattcagTAATTAATGGGCTTGGCTCAAACTTTGTCAATTTACGTTTAGGGTTTTTTGGTTGACTATATTCGATTTAAATATACTTTTGTACTCTAATAGAGATGAgttaatgaataaataaattttgttcttttgaaatATGACtccccttcctttttttttttttttctttttggtgagACTCCACCTgtgctttttccttcttttgcaGGTGGCCCGTCCCCTAGTCCGTTCAAAATTCTGCCTCGACAAACTTagaatattatagaaacaaatTTCTTGTGTTTTAATCTTCTCATATTTAAGTGAATAAATAGTGAGTGATTGCTTTTAGTTGTAAAGATTAGCTTTTGCTCGGAGATCAACccaatatttgaaaaaaaaaaaaaaaaaaaaaatgatatcttGTTAATTCCTAAATCTGGGTCAACTTATGCAGGTTGGCAGATCAAAAGGCACATTTATGTTATTTAGTTTGGTAGTATTTCTGGGGTTTTTTCTTCTCCGTTTTGGCATGCATCCATCACAACCAGCTAGAGACCAAAgagtttaaaatattaaaattaaaaaataaaacaccgtCACTTTATCCtgctaattaaaataatattgggGCAATTTGGGTTGCTATAGCATGTTATTTTCTAGTGGAAATATCAAtatgatcaaattgtaattattcGTTCATCTCTTAACTAAATAAGCATAAATTGTACGtattaacaaaaaattgaaactctTAGGTATATATCTAAGGTtcacttttgtttgttttttgctCATGATTCTCAATATTGTCATCAATTATGTTATCTTAACACATGTAAATATGAGACTAGATGTCTCCaaagggtagttcaatcggctatggatcacgcctaataaaacggaggttactaattcgaatccacCCTCCCGTttcctttgtgtggacatgccaaaatatatatatatatatatatatataaaagactaGATAATTATGATTAGATCgcctattatttatttatggccATGTTCGAATGTGCATTGTTCTTCAACTAATTAAGTaccctattatttatttatgacaTATAAAAACTTATCCATCACGTCGGACTGTCGGAGAGACCCAGTAATACAATCACAAATGGCATCACAATGACaatctcaggaaaaaaaaaaaacagaaaacctGGAGGACACATGACTATAAATAGCACCCTGGTAGGCAAGTATGTTCTCACATCTCCACAACACAAAAcctccttcctcttcttcttcttccttttgatCATCTTCCTAGTACGCCTAGATATCATCATGGGTGTTTTCACATATGAGAATGAGGTCACCTCCCCCCTCCCTCCATCGAAGTTGTTCAAGGCCTTCGTCCTTGATGCCGACAACCTTGTCCCCAAGATTTACAAGCACGGCATAACTGACCTGAACGTGGAAATCCTTGAAGGCCATGGAGGGCCTGGAACCATCAAAAAGTTTACGTTTCATGAAGgctagtatatatatactataaacTAATTATTCTAATTCTTAAAGCCAAAGTTTCTTTAattagcattatatatatagaagtgcttatatatatatattaacgagCTAGTGTTGTGTATTTTTTGCAGGCGGCCACTT from Corylus avellana chromosome ca1, CavTom2PMs-1.0 encodes the following:
- the LOC132183336 gene encoding uncharacterized protein LOC132183336 — its product is MGFYWHPEPHKRKEAWSLLKYLRTFEPTPWVCAEDFNEILSNSKKCGGRGRARGLMNDFQNALETCVLHDIDYRGPKYTLTNGQEGIDFTQERLDRVVANQEWCELFPGAEAIVEATINSDHNLILLRVQRKEGGIRRRRGFRYEASWGLEPDCHKIVKQIWRVKDRRVGLSMGLRDMMNESEKGFLAWQHVHGSQVGATIKQKEALLVEHQGREGPLETHSIHTLKLELNSLLEQEELKWRQRAKEHWLKEGDRNTKFFHESANQKRKSSQLYKILDVEGRPYTVEEVSTMLNQMSPLKAPGPDGFSVSFFHTHWGTVGPEVLANRLKAILPHIISKNQSAFIQGKLISDNILAAYETLHTMQARMWGKDGYMAVKLDMSNAYDRVEWGFLEAVMRKMGFDAKWIHLILMCVSSATYLVIVNATPMGRIVPSRGIRQGQQLNKDKTSIFFSHNTSPEIKQTILVLMGIPKTRRYDKYLGLPALVGKSRSQAFKSIKDRVWKRMQDWKLNFLSQAGNEVLLKAVVQAIPTYSMSIFKLPKGLNLEINAPMQKFLWGYQKNDSRIHWMSWNRKGV